Genomic DNA from Brassica rapa cultivar Chiifu-401-42 chromosome A04, CAAS_Brap_v3.01, whole genome shotgun sequence:
TCTGAAGCGATCCAATCTTCGTCTTAACCCCTTTGGGATGGTTAAAACCCGGATGCAAACATTCAACCATAGTAGTGGGAGGCACACCGGCAAAACCTCCCTCTTCGCCACTTTTGGGATGATCCAATAAATAAGCAGCAACTTCCCTGAACGCACCTTCTCCAACCTTCGTTCCTTTCTTCAAACCTTCTCCGTTTGGCGAAAGCGGTAGCCCGTGAGGATTGTTTTCAGCTGTTGGCTCCTCATCTATAGGCTTAAACACACCAACATACTTGTTCCCCGACGAAGCCTGCATGAAGTAAGCTCCTCCTGTTCCCTCTCTTGACCTCACAGGAGGATTCCCACTTCTCAACCCATCAGAAGCAGAGCTAACCATATCTTTAACCACTAGAGATAACTTCGCTTTAGGATTAACAACCAGAGGCTCCAAAGAAAACTCCTTCCTCTGCGGCACAACACTCGCTTGCGGAGCAACAATAGACAACTCAAAGCTCTTATCAACAGGCTTAGCACGAACCTTAGCAGATCTCCTCAAAACCAAATGCAAAACAGAGTCCCCATTCCGACAAATATCATCAATAACACTCTGGTCCTCAAGCCTCTCCCCTTCGTAGAGTATCTCAGAATCAACAAAGTCTCCACCTTTCCGCTTCGAAACCTGCTTCTTCACATACCCAATGTTCCTCCCTCTCTCCACGTGAAACCTACAGTGCTTCCCGCACGCGGTCTTCACATCGAGCACCTGGAGATCAGAGACCTTCACAACCAAATGAAGCACGTTCCCTTCGCTGACGCCGTACTCACGCATGTTGGAGCCGCTCCTCGCGAGCTCCCTCCCTCCAAACACAAGCTTCTGGTTCCTCACAACAAACCCACGATAGGACTGGATCCGAAGCTTGACGGATTCGATCGAATCGGACTCGAGGACTCGCATGGGGATCACGGATCCAGGGAGGGTTAGGTAGACGAGGATGGTCTCTTCGGGAAGCGAATCGGCGCGAGCGAGAGGCATTAGAAGAGGAGGCTCGTTACGAACCGGGCTTAGAGTCACACCAGCTGATGACATCTTTCGAGAAACCTAACGAACTTTTCAAACggcaaaaaaagaaatatacacAGCGAAACCGCGAGAAAATCCCTAAATTCCCAAATCGATCATCTTCCGTAAACCCTAGAAATTCAAATTCCCAAATGTAGGAGCGAAACGACGGCGTATCGTTGTTACAAGAGAGCGGATTCTTACCAGAAGGAAAGAACCAAAGAGGGGAAGGGGGCAGGGGGTGAGGATTTAAGGAGGATCTAATTATAGATTAGGGGTTGAATCAATGGCGTTCGCAGCTCGAGAAAACAGGAAGGAGACTTTAGGAAAGAGATGAGAGAGGTTTCTCGGAAAGGGTAAGAGAAGAGAATGACACGTGTCGGTGTTTGATTTGTTTGGGTGACGCGTTTAAGGAGAGTttggttcttttttttgtcaaaggtGACGACGGTCCACGTTTGATACACCGTTTTATGATAATGATTGGTATAAAGCTTAGTTGATCCGGTTTTGGGAGGGTTTTATATGGAGTTTAATTCAGTGAACCTGTTGATAAATGGAAATGTTTTTCGTATGGGCCTTAAGGTTTACATTTAGGCCTTTTATTAAGGCAATTCTCTGATGTTAGTTTTGTACTGTTTACCCATTCTTCCATCTCTTAGTTTCCATCTGTCTATGCCAGACTTGGGCATTGTTAAAATTACAAAGACAAGAGCTGGGAAAACTCCTCTTTATTACACTCAAAGCTTAACAGAGAGTTCCCCTTTCAGGAATGCGATGATGTAATATTAACAAACAGAACAAATGAAATGGTGGGGATGCGACcaatttttttacataaaatagATCATGGTCCGGCGGAGCCAACCCTTTGGCATATTGTGGATTTTATAAACGTAAAATTGTTTTActtgtttttaagaaaaaaactgtGAAAATATTGCAAAAATAGCTTATTGACCCTTGTAAAATTTGTAAATTATGAGTTTGACCCTCCTAAGAAGTTTAGCTGGCTCCGCCAAGTTTAGATTGTTAGAGTGACTGAGATAGTGATTAGTATATAGGTTTACTTATAAGACTGGTTTGTTAACGAGTTAGATTATTAATACACTACAAATCATCTCCATTACATACTATGGTAGTACATAGTAAGGAATTATGAAATGGCAAAAATATTGGACAAACCAATGCCATTATAATGTACATAGACAAAACATAAGATATTTTACCACTGACATAGTCACATACAATTCAAAGTAGGAAAAAgtcaaaatatatttcatactGTATTGATTTTatcaattacaaaaatattcCCAAATGTGCGAGTTAATGACTTGACACATATGTATGCATAATAATGTTAGCAAATATAATGAAATCTGGATTCCTTTAGATCTAAGaaagagaacaaagaaaaaaaagatttatctATGTCTAAGTTGAACCTCTACACTGAACATGAGAAGAAGCTTTCACTTGAAGGTGAAAGCTACAAATCACCAGAAACCTGTGAACTATGAGATGGTACTAATGGCTGCTGCGGGTAAGCCGCTGCTGCTGCTATAAGCTTCTCTCTCGTCAACGGATCCGACCCGTTACTAGACCTCACTACAAAAGTGTGAAACACTGTCTCTTCAGCAGATGAGAGCTTAGACTCCATTACACTAACCTCTGAGTTCCTCATTGCTTGTACAATTCTCGAAACTGGATGTGTCTCCAACGGTGAGATCACTCTCACAACAACCTCTTCCTCCACAGCTTGAATCTCAACTTCTGTACTCTCTCTTCTCACTCCTTCAGCTTCAA
This window encodes:
- the LOC103866280 gene encoding phosphatidylinositol 4-kinase gamma 4, which codes for MSSAGVTLSPVRNEPPLLMPLARADSLPEETILVYLTLPGSVIPMRVLESDSIESVKLRIQSYRGFVVRNQKLVFGGRELARSGSNMREYGVSEGNVLHLVVKVSDLQVLDVKTACGKHCRFHVERGRNIGYVKKQVSKRKGGDFVDSEILYEGERLEDQSVIDDICRNGDSVLHLVLRRSAKVRAKPVDKSFELSIVAPQASVVPQRKEFSLEPLVVNPKAKLSLVVKDMVSSASDGLRSGNPPVRSREGTGGAYFMQASSGNKYVGVFKPIDEEPTAENNPHGLPLSPNGEGLKKGTKVGEGAFREVAAYLLDHPKSGEEGGFAGVPPTTMVECLHPGFNHPKGVKTKIGSLQMFTENDGSCEDMGPASFPVEEVHKISVLDIRLANADRHGGNILMSKDKEGKIVLVPIDHGYCLPESFEDCTFEWLYWSQARKPYSRETLDYIRSLNAEEDINLLKFHGWKMPLKTARTLRISTMLLKKGAERGLTAFEIGNMMCRETLSKKSLVEEMVEEAQEAVLPGTSEAAFLEALSDVMDYHLDEVVRSQEH